The following are from one region of the Erwinia billingiae Eb661 genome:
- a CDS encoding AraC family transcriptional regulator: MTETHDLASELLLGMRLMGVQYKRIELAAPFGVGFINAPGQAQFHFVSRGPVMLKTQGGNLYTLNTGDALLLPQGTDHMLLSSPDVPCKDVRSFESTPVCGNVRCVKACPSELPEAASVLIFSGSMEFDLGGMQMLISAMPEVLLADTLIHKYPEVQPMLDAMERESLSRRAGYAGILSRLADVVASFIVRGWVESGCGQAGGWLEALRDPRLGKALVALHREPGKNWTVAQLASEMGSSRSVFAERFLAVTGMTPVRYLTELRMQLAVQWIGRDGEAIETVAWRLGYGSLAAFSRAFKRTVGKTPGALRSEETQRLTQGAA; this comes from the coding sequence ATCACAGAAACCCACGATCTTGCCAGCGAGCTGCTGCTGGGAATGCGCCTGATGGGCGTGCAGTACAAGCGGATTGAGCTGGCGGCGCCGTTCGGCGTGGGCTTTATTAATGCGCCAGGTCAGGCACAGTTTCACTTTGTCAGCCGCGGTCCGGTGATGCTGAAAACCCAGGGCGGCAATCTGTATACCCTGAATACCGGCGATGCGCTGCTGCTGCCGCAGGGCACCGATCATATGCTGCTCTCCTCGCCGGATGTGCCGTGCAAAGACGTGCGGTCGTTTGAATCGACGCCGGTGTGCGGCAACGTGCGCTGCGTGAAGGCCTGCCCGTCCGAGCTGCCGGAAGCCGCATCGGTGCTGATTTTCAGCGGCAGCATGGAGTTCGATCTGGGCGGCATGCAGATGCTCATCAGCGCCATGCCGGAAGTGCTGCTGGCCGATACGCTGATCCACAAATACCCGGAAGTTCAGCCGATGCTCGATGCGATGGAGCGCGAGTCGCTGAGCCGCAGAGCGGGCTACGCGGGGATCCTGTCCCGGCTGGCGGATGTGGTGGCGTCGTTTATCGTGCGCGGCTGGGTGGAATCGGGATGCGGACAGGCCGGCGGCTGGCTTGAAGCGCTGCGCGATCCGCGTCTGGGTAAGGCGCTGGTGGCGCTGCATCGCGAGCCGGGGAAAAACTGGACGGTAGCGCAGCTGGCGTCCGAGATGGGCAGCTCCCGCTCGGTGTTTGCCGAGCGCTTCCTGGCGGTGACCGGCATGACGCCGGTGCGCTATCTGACCGAATTACGTATGCAGCTGGCCGTGCAATGGATCGGCCGCGATGGTGAAGCGATTGAAACGGTGGCCTGGCGTCTGGGATACGGCTCGCTGGCCGCCTTCAGCCGGGCCTTTAAGCGCACCGTTGGCAAAACCCCCGGCGCGCTTCGCAGCGAGGAAACGCAACGGCTGACGCAGGGCGCAGCCTGA
- a CDS encoding heme/hemin ABC transporter substrate-binding protein, with protein sequence MKLWLIALLALPFSLLAEERVVSIGGDVTEIIYALDAQQNLVARDTTSLQPAVATKLPNVGYMRQLNAEGILAMKPTLVIASELSKPSLALQQVEQAGVKVITVTGKPELSAIHSKIATIAAALHREDQGKLLEEKLDKQLAGVSDKPLPVKVLYILNHSGMKAMGAGSGTSADGAIRGAGLQNALGNIPHYQPLTQEGIVASAPQLIVIGADGLKGMGGEENLWKLPGLALTPAGKQQNVLVVDEMALLGFGLQTPGAIAKLRKAAEALAQ encoded by the coding sequence ATGAAACTGTGGCTGATTGCGCTGTTGGCGCTGCCTTTTTCACTGCTGGCCGAAGAGCGGGTAGTGTCGATTGGTGGCGACGTTACGGAGATCATCTATGCGCTGGATGCGCAGCAAAATCTGGTCGCCCGTGATACCACCAGTCTGCAACCGGCCGTGGCGACCAAACTGCCGAATGTGGGTTACATGCGCCAGCTGAATGCCGAAGGGATTCTGGCGATGAAGCCCACGCTGGTGATCGCCAGCGAGCTGTCCAAACCCTCTCTTGCCCTGCAGCAGGTTGAGCAGGCCGGCGTCAAGGTGATTACCGTCACCGGCAAGCCTGAACTGAGCGCTATCCACAGCAAAATTGCCACCATCGCCGCCGCGCTGCACCGCGAAGATCAGGGCAAGCTGCTGGAGGAGAAGCTGGATAAACAGCTGGCTGGCGTTTCCGATAAACCGCTGCCGGTGAAGGTGCTGTATATCCTTAACCACAGCGGAATGAAAGCGATGGGCGCAGGCAGCGGCACCTCGGCCGATGGCGCGATCCGTGGCGCCGGGCTGCAAAATGCGCTGGGCAATATTCCGCATTATCAGCCACTGACCCAGGAAGGGATTGTGGCCAGTGCGCCGCAGCTGATTGTGATTGGCGCGGACGGCCTGAAGGGCATGGGCGGCGAAGAGAATTTGTGGAAGCTGCCAGGTCTGGCGCTGACCCCGGCCGGTAAGCAGCAAAATGTGCTGGTGGTTGATGAAATGGCGCTGCTGGGCTTTGGCCTGCAAACGCCAGGCGCGATTGCCAAACTGCGTAAAGCGGCGGAAGCCCTCGCGCAATGA
- a CDS encoding TonB-dependent receptor domain-containing protein, with protein MRKSFNSQGFIQKSVLFGTLVTTGFSIAAETRTTAPLPEASHSGTPLAISGKKSQSEAVMTVTAPEPEKQAGSKTTITAAEMQQKGTNDFGSVMRYEPLISATGVSGGSSAGKSGFDRSGYTGYNIRGLESNRVGLDVDGIPQPDATGRSYVSRAGLNTFGIGRDYLDPYMYGQVDIESGATSTATANTAIGGAVSFQPKSADDYLSPYKSTYFGYQSDYDSANRSWHNGITAAAGDETLRGVFVYSRRDGQQTRNNSGTIDAYPANWHSNALMTSAIWQPNDEHKLTGTVDYYDKTNHTHYDTWNSAGSSILGTSQQQSNTRRWGVSLKDEWTPANAFIDSLSNKVYYQQTQAHDNTLMPISTSSQERVYSNYDVDTYGFETQLSKALGRHELSAGLNGRVTETKRPFREEPAPSVYSAIMQPESDSRSYALGAFVQDAIQFDLDGHGFSIVPGVRVAHQTTKPQNLSSLTTGSTVLDESELNTLYGKENSDTQVLPSLSFNYDITPSLMTYVQYKRGAQFPNASQLYGSWNLGSNYAGPAQYALIGNSDLKTETSNNLEWGMKGQVVDGVTLKTAVFYNTYENFIAYTRYTRAGSPARFTNVPSNIYTVYQAENRDKAYIYGGEVTTKVNFGTWFEEVNGLSATFALGYSEGKSKSSYSGDSYVDLDSVAPMKAIVGVAWDDPAKRYGAAVTATFVKGKQATATNRESYTNAAGSTLTDSSEEYMRVPGYGMVDMTAYWQATKNVKVSGGIYNLTDRKYWDYLSSRELTNTTNQDAYDNALAVMPGRTFQLGVNVDF; from the coding sequence ATGCGCAAATCTTTCAATTCTCAGGGGTTTATCCAGAAGTCCGTGCTGTTCGGCACGCTGGTTACCACCGGTTTTAGCATCGCTGCTGAAACACGCACCACCGCACCACTTCCCGAAGCCAGCCATTCTGGCACGCCACTGGCGATCTCCGGCAAGAAAAGCCAGTCGGAAGCCGTTATGACGGTGACCGCGCCCGAGCCGGAAAAACAGGCGGGCAGCAAAACCACCATTACCGCCGCAGAAATGCAGCAAAAGGGCACCAACGACTTTGGCTCGGTGATGCGCTATGAGCCGTTAATCAGCGCTACCGGCGTCAGCGGCGGATCGTCCGCAGGCAAAAGCGGCTTCGACCGCAGCGGCTATACCGGCTACAACATCCGTGGTCTGGAAAGTAACCGTGTTGGACTGGACGTGGACGGCATTCCGCAGCCGGATGCCACCGGCCGCAGCTACGTCAGCCGCGCCGGATTAAACACCTTCGGCATCGGCCGTGACTATCTCGACCCGTATATGTACGGCCAGGTGGACATTGAATCCGGTGCGACCTCAACGGCGACGGCCAACACCGCCATTGGCGGCGCGGTCTCCTTCCAGCCGAAATCCGCCGACGATTACCTGTCGCCGTACAAATCGACCTACTTTGGTTATCAGTCTGATTACGACTCGGCCAACCGCAGCTGGCATAACGGCATTACCGCCGCAGCCGGCGACGAAACGCTGCGTGGCGTGTTTGTTTACAGCCGCCGTGACGGCCAGCAAACCCGCAATAACAGCGGCACCATCGATGCCTATCCGGCCAACTGGCACTCCAATGCGCTGATGACCTCCGCGATCTGGCAGCCCAATGACGAGCACAAGCTGACCGGCACCGTCGATTATTACGACAAGACCAACCACACCCATTACGACACCTGGAACTCGGCGGGCAGCAGCATTCTCGGCACCTCGCAACAGCAGAGTAATACCCGCCGTTGGGGCGTCAGCCTGAAGGATGAGTGGACGCCAGCCAATGCGTTTATCGATTCCCTCAGCAACAAAGTCTATTACCAGCAGACCCAGGCGCACGACAACACCCTGATGCCCATCAGCACCAGCAGCCAGGAGCGCGTCTACTCAAACTATGATGTCGATACCTACGGCTTCGAAACGCAGCTGAGCAAGGCGCTGGGTCGCCACGAGCTGAGCGCCGGCCTGAACGGTCGTGTCACCGAGACGAAACGTCCGTTCCGGGAAGAACCGGCCCCAAGCGTCTATTCGGCGATCATGCAGCCGGAGTCCGACAGCCGCAGCTATGCGCTGGGTGCCTTTGTGCAGGATGCAATCCAGTTCGATCTGGACGGTCACGGCTTCTCAATCGTGCCGGGCGTGCGGGTAGCGCATCAGACCACCAAGCCACAAAACCTCTCCAGCCTGACCACCGGCAGCACCGTGCTGGACGAATCCGAGCTGAACACCCTGTATGGCAAAGAGAACTCGGATACCCAGGTTCTGCCATCGCTGAGCTTCAACTACGACATCACGCCATCACTGATGACCTATGTGCAGTACAAGCGTGGCGCGCAGTTCCCTAACGCCAGCCAGCTGTACGGCTCGTGGAACCTCGGTTCAAACTATGCCGGTCCGGCGCAGTATGCGTTGATTGGTAACAGCGATCTGAAAACCGAAACCAGTAACAACCTGGAATGGGGCATGAAGGGGCAGGTGGTTGATGGCGTCACGCTGAAAACCGCGGTGTTCTACAACACCTACGAAAACTTCATTGCCTACACGCGTTATACCCGCGCCGGCAGCCCGGCCCGCTTTACCAACGTGCCGTCCAATATCTACACTGTTTACCAGGCAGAAAACCGCGATAAGGCGTATATCTATGGCGGTGAAGTGACCACCAAAGTGAACTTTGGCACCTGGTTTGAAGAGGTTAACGGCCTGAGCGCCACCTTCGCACTGGGTTACAGCGAAGGTAAATCGAAGTCCAGCTACTCCGGCGACAGCTACGTCGATCTGGACAGCGTCGCGCCGATGAAAGCCATTGTTGGCGTGGCCTGGGACGATCCGGCCAAACGCTACGGTGCCGCAGTGACCGCCACCTTTGTGAAAGGGAAGCAGGCCACCGCCACCAACCGTGAAAGCTACACCAACGCGGCAGGCAGCACCTTAACCGATTCCAGTGAAGAATATATGCGCGTACCGGGTTACGGTATGGTGGATATGACCGCTTACTGGCAGGCGACGAAAAACGTCAAGGTCAGCGGCGGGATCTATAACCTGACCGACCGTAAATACTGGGATTACCTCAGCAGCCGCGAGCTGACCAACACCACCAACCAGGATGCGTATGACAACGCGCTGGCGGTGATGCCTGGCCGTACCTTCCAGCTGGGTGTGAACGTCGACTTCTGA
- a CDS encoding heme ABC transporter ATP-binding protein — MTKLLEGRNLSWRVGQRLLIDDVSLSLRAGEMVSLIGPNGAGKSTLLRLLTGYLQPAAGDCLLEGKPLGSWSREHLSQTRAVMRQQSHVEFPLPVREVVAMGRSPWPGQRTKAVVDEVMALTGSDTLADRDYRHLSGGEQQRVQLARALAQLWHDDGPRGWLFLDEPTSALDLYHQQHALRLLHQLTRKGQLTVCCVLHDLNLAALWSDSMLLLHQGRLVAEGTPAEVMTEATLTRWYQADLHVHHHSQDAVPQIVLRR, encoded by the coding sequence ATGACTAAGCTGCTGGAAGGGAGAAACCTCAGCTGGCGCGTTGGTCAGCGGCTGCTGATTGATGATGTCTCGCTGAGTTTGCGCGCCGGCGAAATGGTGTCGCTGATCGGGCCAAACGGTGCCGGGAAATCGACGTTGCTGCGCTTACTGACCGGCTATCTGCAACCGGCGGCGGGCGATTGCCTGCTGGAAGGCAAACCGCTCGGCAGCTGGTCGCGCGAGCATCTGTCGCAGACCCGCGCGGTGATGCGTCAGCAAAGCCACGTCGAGTTTCCTCTGCCGGTCAGGGAAGTGGTGGCGATGGGCCGTTCGCCGTGGCCGGGCCAGCGCACCAAAGCGGTGGTGGACGAGGTGATGGCCTTAACCGGCAGCGATACCCTTGCCGACCGCGACTATCGCCATCTGTCCGGCGGCGAGCAGCAGCGTGTTCAGCTGGCGCGCGCGCTGGCGCAGCTCTGGCACGATGATGGGCCGCGTGGCTGGTTGTTTCTGGATGAGCCGACCTCGGCGCTGGATTTGTATCATCAGCAACACGCGTTGCGCCTGTTGCATCAGCTCACCCGCAAAGGTCAGCTGACGGTGTGCTGCGTGCTGCACGATCTGAATCTGGCGGCGTTGTGGTCTGACAGTATGCTGTTGTTGCATCAGGGCAGGTTGGTGGCAGAAGGCACGCCCGCTGAGGTGATGACCGAAGCCACCTTAACCCGTTGGTATCAGGCCGATCTGCATGTTCATCACCACAGTCAGGATGCGGTGCCGCAAATCGTCCTGCGCCGTTAA
- a CDS encoding MFS transporter codes for MDTLDSATPVRGVGPLLFSLALGAFAIGLSEFVIMGLLPHVSSAMNVSLAEGSKFISYYALGVVVGAPLFSLSTARLCRKHQLMIFISLFLVGNLSSMLASNAHMLVISRFLSGLPHGAFLGVAALAAASLVEENRRGQAVGRVMLGLTLASLLGNPAATMLGEHLDWRWAFACVSVLTVIDALLIYKLFPVQKEHEQSSPLKEIRGLANLRLWLTLGIAAIGFGGMFAVISYITPILTMAAHLSTFWLPFVLFAFGLGMVIGNLAGGRMADGKIMLSIFSILAWSVVVLTIFPLLIGTITGLMLGAFLVGTNLALCAPLQVRLMQVAGKAQTLAATLNHSAFNIANALGAFLGAYVVQQGYPMTQTATYGAILPVLGMMIFMVALLKEVADRKNTGVGSTDLI; via the coding sequence ATGGATACGTTAGATTCAGCTACACCCGTGCGTGGCGTCGGCCCGCTGCTCTTTTCCCTTGCGCTGGGCGCCTTTGCCATCGGCCTGAGTGAGTTCGTGATTATGGGACTGCTGCCGCACGTTTCCAGCGCGATGAACGTCAGCCTGGCGGAAGGCAGCAAATTTATCAGCTACTACGCGCTTGGCGTGGTGGTTGGCGCACCGCTGTTCTCCCTCAGCACCGCCCGTTTGTGCCGTAAACATCAGCTGATGATTTTTATCTCGCTGTTTTTGGTCGGCAACCTCAGCAGCATGCTGGCCAGCAATGCGCATATGCTGGTGATTTCCCGTTTCCTGAGCGGGCTGCCGCACGGTGCCTTCCTCGGTGTAGCCGCGCTGGCTGCGGCGTCACTGGTGGAAGAGAATCGCCGTGGACAGGCGGTAGGCAGAGTGATGTTGGGCCTGACGCTGGCGTCGTTGCTAGGTAACCCGGCGGCGACCATGCTCGGCGAACATCTCGACTGGCGCTGGGCATTTGCCTGCGTCTCGGTGCTGACCGTGATTGATGCGCTGCTGATCTACAAGCTGTTCCCGGTGCAGAAAGAGCATGAGCAGAGCTCGCCGTTGAAAGAGATCCGTGGCCTGGCGAACCTGCGCCTGTGGTTAACGCTGGGGATTGCGGCGATTGGCTTTGGCGGCATGTTTGCGGTGATCAGCTATATCACCCCGATCCTGACCATGGCGGCGCACCTCTCCACCTTCTGGCTGCCGTTCGTGCTGTTCGCATTTGGTCTGGGCATGGTGATTGGTAATCTGGCGGGTGGCCGTATGGCTGACGGCAAAATCATGCTGTCGATTTTCAGCATCCTGGCGTGGAGCGTGGTGGTGCTGACCATCTTCCCACTGCTGATTGGCACCATTACCGGCCTGATGCTTGGCGCGTTCCTGGTCGGCACTAACCTCGCCCTGTGCGCACCGTTGCAGGTGCGTCTGATGCAGGTGGCGGGCAAAGCGCAAACGCTGGCCGCCACGCTGAACCATTCGGCGTTTAACATCGCCAACGCGCTGGGTGCCTTCCTGGGAGCGTATGTGGTGCAGCAGGGTTATCCGATGACGCAGACCGCCACCTACGGGGCCATCCTGCCGGTACTGGGCATGATGATCTTTATGGTGGCGCTGCTGAAAGAAGTGGCTGACCGTAAAAACACCGGCGTGGGATCGACCGATTTGATCTGA
- a CDS encoding hemin-degrading factor: MELNTLYQRYQSLKAEHPKKYARDLADLMNISEAELTQARTLNDAVALRPDFTALLPALEAVGETQSITRNAYAVHEQVGRYENLHLGGHAGLILNPRALDQRLFPSQWKSAFSLVEKTERGERHSIQIFDAHGDAVLKIYTTAATDKAAWDALIAAFTLAETPALTLTPAVPVQTNQPDAAVIEQEWRAMTDVHQFFGLLKRHNISRQQAFRSVASDLALKVDNGTLNALLKLAQQDGNEIMIFIGNRGCVQIFTGAVEKLVPMDNWINIFNPTFTLHLMENTISESWITRKPTADGFVTSLELFAADGTQIAQLYGQRSEGQPEQRRWREQLAELTGAGEAA, from the coding sequence ATGGAACTGAATACCCTCTATCAGCGTTATCAGTCGTTAAAAGCTGAACACCCGAAAAAGTATGCCCGCGACCTGGCGGATCTGATGAACATCAGTGAAGCGGAGCTGACCCAGGCCAGAACGCTGAACGATGCGGTGGCGCTGCGTCCTGACTTCACCGCGCTGCTGCCGGCGCTGGAAGCGGTGGGCGAAACCCAGTCGATCACCCGCAATGCTTATGCGGTACATGAGCAGGTGGGACGGTATGAAAACCTGCATCTGGGCGGCCATGCCGGACTGATCCTCAACCCGCGCGCGCTCGATCAGCGCCTGTTCCCGTCCCAGTGGAAGAGTGCGTTTTCGCTGGTGGAGAAAACGGAACGCGGCGAGCGTCACAGCATCCAGATTTTTGATGCACACGGCGATGCAGTGCTGAAAATTTACACCACGGCGGCCACCGACAAGGCGGCGTGGGATGCGCTGATTGCCGCATTCACCCTGGCTGAAACCCCGGCGCTGACTCTGACGCCAGCCGTGCCTGTCCAGACCAACCAGCCCGATGCGGCGGTGATCGAGCAGGAATGGCGTGCGATGACCGACGTGCATCAGTTCTTCGGTTTACTGAAGCGCCACAATATCTCCCGTCAGCAGGCGTTCCGCTCGGTGGCCAGCGATCTGGCGCTGAAAGTCGATAACGGTACGCTGAACGCGCTGCTGAAACTGGCGCAGCAAGACGGCAACGAAATCATGATTTTCATCGGCAACCGTGGCTGCGTGCAGATCTTTACCGGCGCGGTTGAGAAGCTGGTGCCGATGGACAACTGGATCAATATCTTCAACCCAACCTTCACCCTGCACCTGATGGAAAATACCATCAGCGAAAGCTGGATCACCCGCAAGCCCACCGCTGACGGCTTTGTCACCAGCCTGGAACTGTTTGCCGCCGACGGCACGCAGATTGCCCAGCTGTACGGACAGCGCAGCGAAGGTCAGCCGGAACAACGCCGCTGGCGTGAACAGCTGGCCGAGTTGACCGGTGCAGGAGAAGCGGCATGA
- a CDS encoding MFS transporter: MNTLKQAGMAEEKPQWGAVFSMALGVFGLVTAEFLPASLLTPMAASLGVTEGVTGQAVTITAVFALLTSFFSASATRNLDRRWVMLMFSVMLIVSNLLVAFSPNLGFILAGRVLLGIAIGGFWTLAAATTMRLVPEAMIPRALSIVFSGVSVATIVAAPMGSYFGHLIGWRNVFVAASVIGLLALAWQVAALPKMPSTQVGKSSSMFALIRRPGMQTALLAIILVFSGHFAFFTYLRPFLESVTGVGVNGLSVILLGFGVANFAGTLIAGILLERNLHRTLIGMPLAMGLLGVGLVVMGSAPLVDAVLVALWGMAFGAVPVGWSTWITRTMPDEAESGGGLLVASIQLAITIGAAAGGVIFNITGAKGVFMGSAMALLIATLTIYAALRTKPVVAEKA, translated from the coding sequence ATGAACACACTCAAACAGGCCGGCATGGCAGAGGAAAAGCCCCAGTGGGGCGCGGTATTTTCGATGGCGCTTGGCGTGTTTGGACTGGTGACGGCAGAATTTCTGCCCGCCAGCCTGCTGACGCCCATGGCCGCCAGTCTTGGCGTAACGGAAGGCGTAACCGGGCAGGCGGTGACCATTACCGCGGTATTCGCACTGCTGACCAGCTTTTTCAGCGCCTCAGCCACCCGTAATCTGGATCGCCGCTGGGTGATGCTGATGTTCTCGGTGATGCTGATCGTCTCCAATCTGCTGGTGGCCTTTTCACCGAACCTGGGCTTTATCCTCGCCGGCCGCGTGCTGCTGGGGATTGCCATCGGTGGCTTCTGGACGCTGGCGGCGGCGACCACCATGCGGCTGGTGCCGGAAGCGATGATCCCGCGCGCGCTGTCGATCGTCTTTAGCGGCGTGTCGGTTGCCACTATCGTTGCCGCGCCGATGGGCAGCTACTTTGGTCATCTGATTGGCTGGCGAAACGTGTTTGTCGCCGCCTCGGTGATTGGTTTGCTGGCGCTGGCCTGGCAGGTAGCCGCGCTGCCGAAAATGCCGTCGACGCAGGTGGGCAAGAGCAGTTCAATGTTTGCGTTGATCCGCCGTCCCGGCATGCAGACCGCGTTGCTGGCGATCATTCTGGTGTTCTCCGGCCACTTCGCCTTCTTCACCTATTTGCGTCCGTTCCTCGAAAGCGTCACCGGCGTCGGCGTCAACGGGCTGTCGGTGATCCTGCTGGGCTTTGGCGTGGCGAACTTCGCCGGGACGCTGATTGCCGGCATCCTGCTGGAGCGTAACCTGCACCGCACGCTGATCGGTATGCCGCTGGCGATGGGCCTGCTCGGTGTTGGTCTGGTGGTGATGGGATCGGCTCCGCTGGTGGATGCGGTGCTGGTGGCGCTGTGGGGCATGGCGTTTGGTGCCGTGCCGGTAGGCTGGTCCACCTGGATCACCCGGACCATGCCGGATGAGGCAGAAAGCGGCGGCGGTCTGCTGGTGGCGTCTATTCAGTTAGCGATTACCATCGGTGCGGCGGCAGGCGGCGTGATCTTCAACATTACCGGGGCGAAAGGGGTATTTATGGGCAGCGCCATGGCGTTACTGATTGCCACGCTGACGATTTATGCCGCGTTGCGAACCAAACCGGTTGTGGCGGAGAAAGCGTAA
- a CDS encoding SelT/SelW/SelH family protein, which yields MKTAPAITIHYCSQCNWLLRAGWMAQELLHTFSTDLASVSLVPGTGGIYQILIDEHIIWDRKTDGGFPEAKELKQRVRNFCFPERELGHIDTK from the coding sequence ATGAAAACCGCTCCTGCCATCACCATTCACTACTGCTCGCAGTGCAACTGGCTGCTGCGTGCCGGCTGGATGGCGCAAGAATTACTGCATACGTTCAGCACCGATTTAGCCTCGGTCAGCCTGGTGCCCGGCACCGGCGGCATTTATCAGATCTTGATTGACGAGCACATTATCTGGGACCGTAAAACCGACGGCGGCTTCCCGGAAGCCAAAGAGTTGAAGCAGCGCGTGCGGAACTTCTGCTTCCCGGAGCGGGAACTGGGACATATCGACACGAAATAA
- a CDS encoding FecCD family ABC transporter permease, whose amino-acid sequence MVVLMVAIVVFAANIGAMRLSLPMVWQSTRDSMVWQIWWNIRLPRVLLAVLVGSALALSGGVMQGLFRNPLADPGLLGISSGAALMVAISVVIPLSLPAMLALWWPMLAAFIGSLAVTVVIFTLSRSGSGTLSRLLLVGIAINAVCGAAVGVLSWISNDQQLRQLSLWGMGSLGQAQWSTVIASAVIILPAMVATQWQARRLNLLQLGDEEAHYLGVDVKHTQRILLVLSALMVAASVAVSGVIGFVGLVVPHLMRMCIGSDHRWLLPGAGLAGAILMLIADTLARTVVAPAEMPVGLLTSLLGAPWFLWLILRRQEGRYD is encoded by the coding sequence ATGGTGGTTCTGATGGTGGCCATCGTGGTGTTTGCCGCCAACATTGGCGCGATGCGCCTGTCATTGCCGATGGTCTGGCAGTCAACCCGCGACAGCATGGTCTGGCAAATCTGGTGGAACATCCGTTTGCCGCGCGTGTTGCTGGCGGTGCTGGTCGGCTCGGCGCTGGCGTTATCCGGCGGCGTGATGCAGGGACTGTTTCGCAATCCGCTGGCCGATCCGGGGCTGTTGGGCATCAGCAGTGGTGCCGCGCTGATGGTGGCAATTTCAGTGGTGATCCCACTGAGCCTGCCGGCGATGTTAGCGTTGTGGTGGCCAATGCTGGCGGCCTTTATCGGCAGCCTGGCAGTCACGGTGGTGATCTTTACCCTCAGCCGCTCTGGCAGCGGCACCCTTTCACGGCTGTTGCTGGTGGGCATTGCTATTAATGCCGTCTGCGGCGCGGCCGTGGGCGTCCTCTCGTGGATCAGCAACGATCAGCAGCTGCGCCAGCTCTCCTTATGGGGAATGGGCTCGCTGGGGCAGGCGCAGTGGTCCACGGTTATCGCCAGCGCGGTGATTATCCTGCCCGCCATGGTCGCCACCCAGTGGCAGGCCCGGCGGCTGAACCTGCTGCAGCTGGGCGATGAAGAGGCGCATTATCTGGGCGTGGACGTCAAACACACTCAGCGCATTTTGCTGGTGCTGAGCGCGCTGATGGTGGCCGCTTCGGTGGCGGTGAGCGGGGTGATTGGCTTTGTCGGGCTGGTGGTGCCGCATCTGATGCGCATGTGCATTGGCAGCGATCACCGCTGGCTGTTGCCGGGTGCCGGTCTGGCCGGGGCGATCCTGATGCTGATTGCCGATACGCTGGCGAGAACGGTGGTCGCACCGGCGGAAATGCCGGTGGGGTTGCTGACCAGTCTGCTGGGTGCGCCGTGGTTTTTATGGTTGATTCTGCGCCGCCAAGAGGGCCGTTATGACTAA
- the yghX gene encoding YghX family hydrolase, whose product MSRLTAKDFSPELLEIYDYYVHGKINKREFLSLAGKFAVGGLTAATLLTSLSPNYALAEQVEFTDPDILPEYIHYPSPNGNKTVRGYLVRPAKASGKLPAVVVVHENRGLNPYIEDVARRLAKAGFIALAPDGLSVLGGYPGNDEKGREMQAQIDPTKLMNDFFAAIEFMMQDPRTTGKVGITGFCYGGGVANAAAVAYPELAAAVPFYGRQPDAKDVPRIKAPLLIHYAGLDTRINEGWPAYEAALKASNKVYEAHIYPEVNHGFHNDSTPRYDKKAADLAWERTLGWFNKYLA is encoded by the coding sequence ATGTCCCGATTGACCGCGAAAGATTTCTCCCCCGAACTCCTCGAAATTTATGACTACTACGTTCACGGCAAAATAAATAAGCGCGAATTTCTGTCGCTGGCGGGCAAGTTTGCGGTGGGCGGCCTGACGGCGGCGACGCTGCTGACCTCGCTCAGCCCTAACTATGCGCTGGCCGAACAGGTGGAATTTACCGATCCGGATATTCTGCCGGAATACATTCACTATCCTTCGCCCAACGGCAATAAAACCGTGCGCGGCTATCTGGTGCGTCCGGCGAAGGCCAGCGGCAAGCTGCCGGCGGTGGTGGTGGTGCATGAGAACCGGGGACTGAATCCGTATATCGAAGACGTGGCGCGCCGGCTGGCAAAAGCCGGCTTTATCGCGCTGGCACCGGATGGGCTGAGCGTGTTGGGTGGCTATCCTGGAAATGATGAGAAAGGGCGGGAGATGCAGGCGCAGATCGATCCGACCAAATTAATGAACGATTTCTTTGCCGCCATCGAATTTATGATGCAGGACCCGCGCACCACTGGAAAGGTCGGCATCACCGGCTTCTGTTACGGCGGTGGCGTGGCCAATGCCGCTGCGGTGGCCTATCCCGAGCTGGCTGCGGCGGTGCCGTTCTATGGCCGTCAGCCGGATGCCAAAGATGTCCCACGCATCAAGGCCCCGTTGCTGATCCATTACGCCGGGCTGGATACGCGCATCAACGAAGGCTGGCCGGCCTACGAGGCCGCGCTGAAGGCCAGTAACAAGGTGTATGAAGCACACATTTACCCGGAGGTGAATCACGGCTTCCACAATGACTCTACACCGCGCTACGACAAGAAAGCTGCCGATCTGGCCTGGGAAAGAACCCTCGGCTGGTTTAATAAGTATCTGGCGTAA